Proteins found in one Bacillota bacterium genomic segment:
- a CDS encoding branched-chain amino acid ABC transporter permease, which translates to MNTLGSAKASTAASRMPYLWGLPLLALLVLPMTISSPYVLHVIVLVGYYSAVALSLDIIAGFLGELSFGHAGFLAVGAYTGALLTLKVFTGWWGFWLSLPIGGLMALVMGIAIGIPTLRIKGHYFFIVTMGFGEIVRFILLNWISLTRGPLGLTGIASPQIGTFMFRERSHYYYLILALGLVTLVAVRRLRNSYIGRAWVAIRENDLAAETMGVNLTYYKVLAFLVSAFFAGLAGVFFAHYLNYLHPNNFVALESIMILMMVILGGQGTIWGPIVGAVILVGAQEILRPVAEMRMLFVGVLMVVLMVFRPNGLLGRR; encoded by the coding sequence TTGAACACCCTGGGAAGCGCGAAAGCGAGCACCGCAGCCTCCAGGATGCCGTACCTCTGGGGTCTCCCGTTGCTGGCCCTCCTGGTGCTGCCCATGACCATATCCAGTCCCTACGTGCTCCACGTCATAGTGCTCGTGGGATACTACTCCGCCGTGGCACTGAGCCTGGATATCATAGCCGGGTTTCTCGGGGAACTTTCCTTCGGCCACGCCGGTTTCCTGGCAGTGGGTGCCTACACCGGTGCTCTCCTCACCCTGAAGGTGTTCACGGGGTGGTGGGGATTCTGGTTGTCCCTCCCCATTGGGGGCCTCATGGCTCTCGTAATGGGGATAGCCATCGGCATACCCACCCTCAGGATCAAGGGCCACTACTTCTTCATAGTGACCATGGGTTTTGGCGAGATCGTCCGCTTTATCCTGTTGAACTGGATCTCCCTCACCCGAGGGCCGCTGGGGCTTACCGGGATCGCCTCACCCCAGATAGGCACCTTTATGTTCCGGGAGAGGAGCCACTACTACTACCTGATCCTGGCCCTTGGCCTCGTAACCTTAGTGGCGGTGAGACGCCTCCGGAACTCATACATAGGGAGGGCCTGGGTGGCCATCCGAGAGAACGACCTGGCTGCTGAAACCATGGGCGTTAATCTCACCTACTACAAGGTCCTGGCTTTCCTGGTGTCGGCCTTCTTCGCGGGTCTGGCGGGCGTGTTCTTCGCCCACTACCTGAACTACCTGCACCCCAACAACTTCGTTGCCCTCGAGAGCATCATGATCCTGATGATGGTGATCCTAGGGGGCCAGGGCACCATATGGGGGCCAATCGTAGGTGCCGTCATACTGGTGGGCGCCCAGGAGATCCTGCGGCCTGTGGCGGAGATGCGGATGCTCTTCGTAGGGGTGCTGATGGTGGTTCTGATGGTGTTCCGGCCAAACGGCCTGTTGGGAAGACGCTGA